From a single Hemibagrus wyckioides isolate EC202008001 linkage group LG27, SWU_Hwy_1.0, whole genome shotgun sequence genomic region:
- the rrbp1b gene encoding ribosome-binding protein 1b isoform X1 produces MDVYDPQTLGIMVFGGFMVVSAIGIALVSTLSMKETSYEEALAKQRRDLAKTQPQRVDKKKKAAEKKSKAKKKEEKPNGKLPEQEAQHDSGNEPASETSEPEPESEPEVPAVPAAAPVPVASVVPVIPEPKVEVAVTKPVVAAAPLAHSPKDKKKRKVAKVEPAPAKPVEIIPETITKDLTPKNAKDSTPKDSAAKIAKEHVAKVVKEPAAKATKVAKEAAPKVAKEAAPKVAKEAAPKVAKEAAPKVAKEAAPKVAKEAAPKVAKEAAPKVAKEASPKVAKEAAPKVAKEASPKVAKEPVVKEASPKAPKEASPKVAKVPVSKEAVPKAAKETVAKEAAPKVAKEPSAKGAKETITKEQATKGAKEPSAKGTQEPATKQQGGKATKEPAAKESATKSAKDPASKEQAAKAHVKESAAKSAKELNVKTGKEPTPKGVKQPAVAVVAEVAPVTIVAPKAEPPKPEASSKKKSKKKAEPAAALDVADVPLLLPFKTLVSTLSSSSFSDSETQKLLEIISDKAGADTWQLASQKGDPLAALKKQLEEKDKLLSAEQENGAASKTRIRELTKELNTEKSKTASVETRLSSELSARQQEITALHARMKASYDEHTLQTQKLNSKIQSLQDQLENGPAAQLARLQQENTILRDALNQASSLAESMQNTELVKLRQDVVRLNRELSERTDAQHGDEERRKALESKMAATEEQLAQVKAGRAEAEQALQQALEKVKAELCQAQNNSSTLQAQLQQAQQDGNQLSELQERVRTTEVELKDRCAEVQALKSQLTQLQQDAQEQVLVEVQAPLQATAPQVENSEELDQLKHSITEKEDLVTSLQGQLEKMKTSAVETESLVQQLQGSLTQRESKVSAAEEELKQLREQMEQQKSTTESSVQQLADREKQVSALEEEMKQLREQIKQQNEAAEAAEAEQPFENLEKDARLITLEEELQQLRGHLEQAKAESKELQEKNRAAAESLAAAERLSQERLTQATTAQNEVKQKLDALQAETKTALQTLFPHITIETEQSNWLEAFTLGAQETFAHCQQDASEGKDSALTDALQKLKEAEERQTALQTQCEQYRATLSETEGILKDLQNSVQDGESAWKYKLSEVEEQRQALKSQVMLLEAQLEKQLESISFSQSCAEEVEQLKTLLTSAQSQLEAAQSDAQKQRAELSVVRQQLQAVTEHVQSKEDPQPGQVQAQLEQANVRLQTEASVRQEVEQNYDQAQKCVSNLEALVAEMKAAGEGATTELKERLENEVKLTQELTETSATLQQKLNNTQEELTKEKEVVKSLQEQLQEKVQQQEGEELKEGTSV; encoded by the exons ATGGACGTGTACGACCCTCAGACCCTCGGCATCATGGTGTTTGGTGGCTTCATGGTAGTTTCGGCTATCGGAATAGCCCTGGTCTCCACTCTTTCCATGAAAGAGACCTCTTACGAGGAAGCCCTGGCTAAGCAGCGCCGTGATTTAGCCAAGACTCAACCCCAACGTGTggacaagaagaagaaggcagcagagaagaaaagcaaagccaagaagaaggaggagaagccAAATGGGAAGCTTCCTGAACAGGAGGCACAGCATGACTCTGGTAATGAACCCGCTTCAGAAACGAGTGAACCAGAGCCTGAATCTGAACCTGAGGTCCCTGCTGTGCCTGCGGCTGCTCCTGTACCAGTTGCCTCAGTTGTTCCAGTGATCCCAGAGCCCAAAGTTGAAGTGGCTGTGACGAAGCCTGTAGTAGCAGCAGCCCCGCTCGCTCATTCCCCAAAAGataagaaaaagaggaaggtAGCCAAGGTGGAGCCAGCCCCTGCTAAACCTGTAGAAATTATCCCAGAGACCATCACCAAAGACCTGACCCCTAAGAATGCCAAGGATTCCACCCCTAAGGACTCAGCTGCCAAGATTGCCAAGGAACATGTTGCTAAAGTTGTAAAAGAACCAGCTGCCAAGGCCACTAAGGTTGCCAAGGAAGCAGCTCCAAAGGTTGCCAAGGAAGCAGCTCCAAAGGTTGCCAAGGAAGCAGCTCCAAAGGTTGCCAAGGAAGCAGCTCCAAAGGTTGCCAAGGAAGCAGCTCCAAAGGTTGCCAAGGAAGCAGCTCCTAAGGTTGCCAAAGAAGCAGCTCCTAAGGTTGCCAAGGAAGCATCTCCTAAGGTTGCCAAGGAAGCAGCTCCTAAGGTTGCCAAGGAAGCATCTCCTAAGGTTGCTAAGGAACCTGTTGTTAAGGAAGCATCTCCTAAGGCTCCTAAAGAAGCATCTCCTAAGGTTGCCAAGGTACCTGTTTCTAAGGAAGCAGTGCCTAAGGCTGCCAAGGAAACTGTTGCTAAGGAAGCAGCTCCTAAGGTTGCCAAAGAACCATCTGCCAAGGGGGCAAAGGAAACCATCACTAAAGAACAAGCCACGAAAGGAGCTAAGGAACCAAGTGCCAAGGGAACCCAGGAACCTGCCACCAAGCAACAGGGTGGTAAAGCTACTAAAGAACCTGCTGCTAAGGAATCGGCCACTAAATCTGCCAAGGATCCTGCTTCCAAGGAACAAGCCGCAAAGGCTCACGTTAAAGAATCGGCTGCTAAATCTGCGAAAGAATTGAACGTTAAAACTGGTAAGGAACCAACTCCAAAGGGCGTCAAACAGCCAGCTGTTGCTGTGGTAGCCGAGGTTGCCCCGGTGACGATCGTTGCACCCAAAGCCGAGCCGCCCAAACCGGAAGCCTCTTCCAAGAAGAAGTCAAAAAAGAAGGCAGAGCCAG CAGCTGCCCTGGATGTTGCAGATGTGCCCCTGCTGCTGCCGTTTAAAACTCTGGTCTCCACCCTGAGCAGCTCCAGTTTTAGCGACTCGGAGACGCAGAAGCTTTTGGAGATCATCAGTGACAAGGCGGGAGCCGACACCTGGCAGCTG GCATCTCAGAAGGGTGACCCCTTGGCGGCTCTGAAGAAGCAGCTGGAGGAGAAAGACAAGCTCCTGTCTGCTGAGCAGGAGAACGGCGCGGCATCCAAGACACGCATACGCGAGCTCACTAAG GAGCTGAACACCGAGAAGAGCAAGACGGCTTCGGTGGAAACTCGACTGAGCTCCGAGCTGAGCGCTCGCCAGCAGGAGATCACCGCGCTGCACGCCCGCATGAAGGCTTCCTACGATGAGCACACGCTCCAGACACAGAAGCTCAACAGCAAG ATCCAGAGCCTGCAGGATCAACTGGAGAACGGCCCCGCTGCCCAGCTGGCCCGTCTGCAGCAAGAAAACACCATCCTGAGAGACGCTCTGAACCAAGCCTCCAGCCTCGCTGAGAGCAT gcaAAACACTGAGCTGGTAAAGCTGCGGCAGGACGTAGTGCGTTTGAATCGGGAGCTGAGTGAACGCACAGACGCCCAACACGGCGACGAGGAGCGTCGGAAAGCGCTGGAATCCAAAATGGCTGCCACTGAGGAGCAGCTGGCCCAGGTCAAG gcAGGGCGCGCAGAGGCTGAGCAGGCTTTGCAGCAGGCGTTGGAGAAGGTCAAAGCCGAGTTGTGTCAGGCGCAGAACAACAGCTCCACCCTGCAGGCCCAGCTGCAGCAAGCACAGCAGGACGGCAACCAGCTCAGCG AGCTGCAAGAGCGTGTACGTACCACAGAGGTGGAGCTGAAGGACAGGTGTGCAGAGGTGCAGGCTTTAAAATCTCAACTCACTCAGCTGCAGCAGGATGCACAGGAACAAGTCCTCGTGGAAGTGCAGGCCCCGCTACAGGCTACAGCACCACAG GTGGAGAACTCTGAGGAACTGGATCAGCTGAAGCACAG TATAACGGAGAAGGAGGACTTGGTAACATCTCTACAAGGACAACTAGAGAAGATGAAAACAAGTGCAGTGGAG actgAGAGCTTGGTTCAGCAGCTGCAGGGCAGTCTTACACAGCGAGAGAGCAAGGTCTCGGCGGCGGAGGAGGAGCTGAAGCAGCTGAGGGAACAGATGGAGCAGCAGAAATCTACG ACGGAGAGCTCGGTGCAGCAGCTTGCAGACCGAGAGAAACAAGTCTCAGCactggaggaggagatgaagCAGCTGAGGGAACAGATAAAGCAGCAGAACGAGGCG GCGGAGGCGGCGGAAGCAGAGCAGCCCTTTGAGAA CTTGGAGAAAGACGCTCGTCTGATAACTCTGGAGGAGGAGCTCCAGCAGCTGAGGGGGCATTTGGAGCAGGCCAAGGCCGAGAGCAAG gagcttCAGGAGAAGAATCGTGCTGCCGCTGAGTCTCTGGCTGCAGCCGAGCGACTGAGTCAAGAGAGACTGACCCAAGCAACAACTGCTCAg AATGAAGTCAAACAGAAGCTCGACGCTCTCCAGGCGGAAACCAAGACCGCGCTCCAAACCCTCTTTCCTCACATCACTATAGAAACAGAACAG agtaACTGGTTGGAGGCGTTCACACTCGGAGCACAGGAGACATTCGCGCACTGTCAGCAGGATGCATCTGAAGGAAAAGACTCAGCACTAaca GACGCTTTACAGAAGTTAAAGGAAGctgaggagagacagacagcactGCAGACGCAGTGTGAGCAGTACAGAGCCACTCTCAGTGAAACG gagggcATACTGAAGGATTTGCAGAACAGCGTGCAGGATGGAGAATCCGCATGGAAGTACAAGCTGTCCGAAGTCGAGGAACAGCGGCAGgcg CTAAAAAGTCAGGTGATGCTGCTAGAAGCACAGCTGGAGAAACAGCTGGAGTCcatcagcttcagccagagctGTGCTGAGGAGGTGGAGCAG CTAAAGACGTTGTTAACATCCGCTCAGAGTCAGCTGGAGGCGGCCCAATCAGACGCTCAGAAACAGCGTGCCGAGCTCTCAGTG GTCAGACAGCAACTGCAGGCGGTGACTGAGCATGTGCAGAGCAAAGAGGACCCGCAACCCGGCCAG GTGCAGGCACAGCTGGAGCAAGCAAATGTCCGACTGCAGACGGAGGCGAGCGTGCGCCAGGAGGTGGAGCAGAACTACGACCAG GCCCAGAAGTGTGTGAGCAACCTGGAGGCTCTGGTGGCGGAGATGAAGGCAGCCGGAGAAGGAGCCACCACTGAGCTGAAG gAGAGGCTGGAAAATGAGGTGAAGCTGACCCAGGAGCTCACTGAGACCTCTGCGACGCTTCAGCAGAAACTGAACAACACTCAGGAGGAGCTCACCAAAGAGAAGGAGGTGGTGAAGAGCCTGCAGGAACAGCTACAGGAGAAAGTGCAGCAGCAG GAAGGAGAGGAGCTGAAGGAAGGAACTTCCGTGTGA
- the rrbp1b gene encoding ribosome-binding protein 1b isoform X3 translates to MDVYDPQTLGIMVFGGFMVVSAIGIALVSTLSMKETSYEEALAKQRRDLAKTQPQRVDKKKKAAEKKSKAKKKEEKPNGKLPEQEAQHDSGNEPASETSEPEPESEPEVPAVPAAAPVPVASVVPVIPEPKVEVAVTKPVVAAAPLAHSPKDKKKRKVAKVEPAPAKPVEIIPETITKDLTPKNAKDSTPKDSAAKIAKEHVAKVVKEPAAKATKVAKEAAPKVAKEAAPKVAKEAAPKVAKEAAPKVAKEAAPKVAKEAAPKVAKEAAPKVAKEASPKVAKEAAPKVAKEASPKVAKEPVVKEASPKAPKEASPKVAKVPVSKEAVPKAAKETVAKEAAPKVAKEPSAKGAKETITKEQATKGAKEPSAKGTQEPATKQQGGKATKEPAAKESATKSAKDPASKEQAAKAHVKESAAKSAKELNVKTGKEPTPKGVKQPAVAVVAEVAPVTIVAPKAEPPKPEASSKKKSKKKAEPAAALDVADVPLLLPFKTLVSTLSSSSFSDSETQKLLEIISDKAGADTWQLASQKGDPLAALKKQLEEKDKLLSAEQENGAASKTRIRELTKELNTEKSKTASVETRLSSELSARQQEITALHARMKASYDEHTLQTQKLNSKIQSLQDQLENGPAAQLARLQQENTILRDALNQASSLAESMQNTELVKLRQDVVRLNRELSERTDAQHGDEERRKALESKMAATEEQLAQVKAGRAEAEQALQQALEKVKAELCQAQNNSSTLQAQLQQAQQDGNQLSELQERVRTTEVELKDRCAEVQALKSQLTQLQQDAQEQVLVEVQAPLQATAPQVENSEELDQLKHSITEKEDLVTSLQGQLEKMKTSAVETESLVQQLQGSLTQRESKVSAAEEELKQLREQMEQQKSTTESSVQQLADREKQVSALEEEMKQLREQIKQQNEAAEAAEAEQPFENLEKDARLITLEEELQQLRGHLEQAKAESKELQEKNRAAAESLAAAERLSQERLTQATTAQNEVKQKLDALQAETKTALQTLFPHITIETEQSNWLEAFTLGAQETFAHCQQDASEGKDSALTDALQKLKEAEERQTALQTQCEQYRATLSETEGILKDLQNSVQDGESAWKYKLSEVEEQRQALKSQVMLLEAQLEKQLESISFSQSCAEEVEQLKTLLTSAQSQLEAAQSDAQKQRAELSVVRQQLQAVTEHVQSKEDPQPGQVQAQLEQANVRLQTEASVRQEVEQNYDQAQKCVSNLEALVAEMKAAGEGATTELKERLENEVKLTQELTETSATLQQKLNNTQEELTKEKEVVKSLQEQLQEKVQQQVLFSSQ, encoded by the exons ATGGACGTGTACGACCCTCAGACCCTCGGCATCATGGTGTTTGGTGGCTTCATGGTAGTTTCGGCTATCGGAATAGCCCTGGTCTCCACTCTTTCCATGAAAGAGACCTCTTACGAGGAAGCCCTGGCTAAGCAGCGCCGTGATTTAGCCAAGACTCAACCCCAACGTGTggacaagaagaagaaggcagcagagaagaaaagcaaagccaagaagaaggaggagaagccAAATGGGAAGCTTCCTGAACAGGAGGCACAGCATGACTCTGGTAATGAACCCGCTTCAGAAACGAGTGAACCAGAGCCTGAATCTGAACCTGAGGTCCCTGCTGTGCCTGCGGCTGCTCCTGTACCAGTTGCCTCAGTTGTTCCAGTGATCCCAGAGCCCAAAGTTGAAGTGGCTGTGACGAAGCCTGTAGTAGCAGCAGCCCCGCTCGCTCATTCCCCAAAAGataagaaaaagaggaaggtAGCCAAGGTGGAGCCAGCCCCTGCTAAACCTGTAGAAATTATCCCAGAGACCATCACCAAAGACCTGACCCCTAAGAATGCCAAGGATTCCACCCCTAAGGACTCAGCTGCCAAGATTGCCAAGGAACATGTTGCTAAAGTTGTAAAAGAACCAGCTGCCAAGGCCACTAAGGTTGCCAAGGAAGCAGCTCCAAAGGTTGCCAAGGAAGCAGCTCCAAAGGTTGCCAAGGAAGCAGCTCCAAAGGTTGCCAAGGAAGCAGCTCCAAAGGTTGCCAAGGAAGCAGCTCCAAAGGTTGCCAAGGAAGCAGCTCCTAAGGTTGCCAAAGAAGCAGCTCCTAAGGTTGCCAAGGAAGCATCTCCTAAGGTTGCCAAGGAAGCAGCTCCTAAGGTTGCCAAGGAAGCATCTCCTAAGGTTGCTAAGGAACCTGTTGTTAAGGAAGCATCTCCTAAGGCTCCTAAAGAAGCATCTCCTAAGGTTGCCAAGGTACCTGTTTCTAAGGAAGCAGTGCCTAAGGCTGCCAAGGAAACTGTTGCTAAGGAAGCAGCTCCTAAGGTTGCCAAAGAACCATCTGCCAAGGGGGCAAAGGAAACCATCACTAAAGAACAAGCCACGAAAGGAGCTAAGGAACCAAGTGCCAAGGGAACCCAGGAACCTGCCACCAAGCAACAGGGTGGTAAAGCTACTAAAGAACCTGCTGCTAAGGAATCGGCCACTAAATCTGCCAAGGATCCTGCTTCCAAGGAACAAGCCGCAAAGGCTCACGTTAAAGAATCGGCTGCTAAATCTGCGAAAGAATTGAACGTTAAAACTGGTAAGGAACCAACTCCAAAGGGCGTCAAACAGCCAGCTGTTGCTGTGGTAGCCGAGGTTGCCCCGGTGACGATCGTTGCACCCAAAGCCGAGCCGCCCAAACCGGAAGCCTCTTCCAAGAAGAAGTCAAAAAAGAAGGCAGAGCCAG CAGCTGCCCTGGATGTTGCAGATGTGCCCCTGCTGCTGCCGTTTAAAACTCTGGTCTCCACCCTGAGCAGCTCCAGTTTTAGCGACTCGGAGACGCAGAAGCTTTTGGAGATCATCAGTGACAAGGCGGGAGCCGACACCTGGCAGCTG GCATCTCAGAAGGGTGACCCCTTGGCGGCTCTGAAGAAGCAGCTGGAGGAGAAAGACAAGCTCCTGTCTGCTGAGCAGGAGAACGGCGCGGCATCCAAGACACGCATACGCGAGCTCACTAAG GAGCTGAACACCGAGAAGAGCAAGACGGCTTCGGTGGAAACTCGACTGAGCTCCGAGCTGAGCGCTCGCCAGCAGGAGATCACCGCGCTGCACGCCCGCATGAAGGCTTCCTACGATGAGCACACGCTCCAGACACAGAAGCTCAACAGCAAG ATCCAGAGCCTGCAGGATCAACTGGAGAACGGCCCCGCTGCCCAGCTGGCCCGTCTGCAGCAAGAAAACACCATCCTGAGAGACGCTCTGAACCAAGCCTCCAGCCTCGCTGAGAGCAT gcaAAACACTGAGCTGGTAAAGCTGCGGCAGGACGTAGTGCGTTTGAATCGGGAGCTGAGTGAACGCACAGACGCCCAACACGGCGACGAGGAGCGTCGGAAAGCGCTGGAATCCAAAATGGCTGCCACTGAGGAGCAGCTGGCCCAGGTCAAG gcAGGGCGCGCAGAGGCTGAGCAGGCTTTGCAGCAGGCGTTGGAGAAGGTCAAAGCCGAGTTGTGTCAGGCGCAGAACAACAGCTCCACCCTGCAGGCCCAGCTGCAGCAAGCACAGCAGGACGGCAACCAGCTCAGCG AGCTGCAAGAGCGTGTACGTACCACAGAGGTGGAGCTGAAGGACAGGTGTGCAGAGGTGCAGGCTTTAAAATCTCAACTCACTCAGCTGCAGCAGGATGCACAGGAACAAGTCCTCGTGGAAGTGCAGGCCCCGCTACAGGCTACAGCACCACAG GTGGAGAACTCTGAGGAACTGGATCAGCTGAAGCACAG TATAACGGAGAAGGAGGACTTGGTAACATCTCTACAAGGACAACTAGAGAAGATGAAAACAAGTGCAGTGGAG actgAGAGCTTGGTTCAGCAGCTGCAGGGCAGTCTTACACAGCGAGAGAGCAAGGTCTCGGCGGCGGAGGAGGAGCTGAAGCAGCTGAGGGAACAGATGGAGCAGCAGAAATCTACG ACGGAGAGCTCGGTGCAGCAGCTTGCAGACCGAGAGAAACAAGTCTCAGCactggaggaggagatgaagCAGCTGAGGGAACAGATAAAGCAGCAGAACGAGGCG GCGGAGGCGGCGGAAGCAGAGCAGCCCTTTGAGAA CTTGGAGAAAGACGCTCGTCTGATAACTCTGGAGGAGGAGCTCCAGCAGCTGAGGGGGCATTTGGAGCAGGCCAAGGCCGAGAGCAAG gagcttCAGGAGAAGAATCGTGCTGCCGCTGAGTCTCTGGCTGCAGCCGAGCGACTGAGTCAAGAGAGACTGACCCAAGCAACAACTGCTCAg AATGAAGTCAAACAGAAGCTCGACGCTCTCCAGGCGGAAACCAAGACCGCGCTCCAAACCCTCTTTCCTCACATCACTATAGAAACAGAACAG agtaACTGGTTGGAGGCGTTCACACTCGGAGCACAGGAGACATTCGCGCACTGTCAGCAGGATGCATCTGAAGGAAAAGACTCAGCACTAaca GACGCTTTACAGAAGTTAAAGGAAGctgaggagagacagacagcactGCAGACGCAGTGTGAGCAGTACAGAGCCACTCTCAGTGAAACG gagggcATACTGAAGGATTTGCAGAACAGCGTGCAGGATGGAGAATCCGCATGGAAGTACAAGCTGTCCGAAGTCGAGGAACAGCGGCAGgcg CTAAAAAGTCAGGTGATGCTGCTAGAAGCACAGCTGGAGAAACAGCTGGAGTCcatcagcttcagccagagctGTGCTGAGGAGGTGGAGCAG CTAAAGACGTTGTTAACATCCGCTCAGAGTCAGCTGGAGGCGGCCCAATCAGACGCTCAGAAACAGCGTGCCGAGCTCTCAGTG GTCAGACAGCAACTGCAGGCGGTGACTGAGCATGTGCAGAGCAAAGAGGACCCGCAACCCGGCCAG GTGCAGGCACAGCTGGAGCAAGCAAATGTCCGACTGCAGACGGAGGCGAGCGTGCGCCAGGAGGTGGAGCAGAACTACGACCAG GCCCAGAAGTGTGTGAGCAACCTGGAGGCTCTGGTGGCGGAGATGAAGGCAGCCGGAGAAGGAGCCACCACTGAGCTGAAG gAGAGGCTGGAAAATGAGGTGAAGCTGACCCAGGAGCTCACTGAGACCTCTGCGACGCTTCAGCAGAAACTGAACAACACTCAGGAGGAGCTCACCAAAGAGAAGGAGGTGGTGAAGAGCCTGCAGGAACAGCTACAGGAGAAAGTGCAGCAGCAGGTGCTGTTCTCTTCCCAGTGA